AAAGTTGGGGAATTGAATGAAAGAAAATGAAAAAATGAGATTTGAAGAAAAACTTTTTTTTCAAGTCTCATTGGTTGTATTCAAATCAATCTCATCACAAATACTTTACCTTCTTTGCATTTCAGGGCGGCAGTCATTATATTTCTAAGAAAAATTTCACATTAAAATTGATGGAAAATGCAGAAAATTTATATCCAAAACCTTGCTCCGTACGTTGGGGAAACAATCACTCTAAAAGGCTGGCTTTACAATAAAAGATCAAGCGGAAAAGTAAAATTTTTAATTCTAAGAGATGGAACCGGCTTGCTTCAGTGCGTAGTATTTAAAGGTAATGTAAGTGAAGAAGTTTTTAATCTTGCTGATCGGTTAGGACAAGAATCCTCGATTGAAATTACTGGCAAGATCAAAGAAGAAAAAAGAGCTCCCGGTGGTTACGAGATGGATGCTACTGATTTAAAATTAATCAGCGAAGCTCACGATTATCCAATCACTCCAAAAGAACACGGCGTAGAATTCCTGATGGACATCCGCCATTTATGGCTTCGTTCAAATCGCCAGGTTGCAATTATGAAGGTCCGGCACAGAATAATAAAAGCGATCAGAGATTTTTTTGATGAGCGCGGATTTACTTTAATGGATTCTCCAATCCTTACACCCGCAGCTTGTGAAGGAACTTCCACTTTGTTTGAAACTCAGTACTTCGATCTTGGCAAAGCATATTTAACACAAAGCGGACAGCTTTATGCAGAAGCAAGTGCGATGGCATTAGGTAAGGTTTATACTTTCGGACCTACATTCAGAGCAGAAAAATCTAAAACCAGAAGACATCTAACAGAATTCTGGATGGTTGAACCTGAAGTTGCTTTTAATGATTTAGATGATAACATGGATTTAGCTGAAGAATTTCTTGAGTACATTGTTCAAAGTGTTCTGAAGGACAGATTAGAAGAATTGAAAGTTCTTGAAAGAGATATTACAATGCTGGAAAAAGTTGTAAGACCTTTCCCAAGAATTTCTTATAACGAAGCTGCTGAAATCCTTAAAAAGAACAATATTGAATTTGAATACGGAACAGATCTCGGCGGTACAGATGAGACGGTCATATCAAATCAATTTGATAGACCGGTAATGGTTCATCGTTATCCATCAGAAGTGAAAGCATTTTATATGAAACGCGATCCGCTTGATCCGACAAAAGCGTTAGCAGTTGATGTACTTGCTCCGGAAGGTTATGGAGAAATTATTGGTGGCAGCCAGAGAGAAGATGATTTTGATGCACTTCTTGGAAGAATTAAGGAACATAATCTACCCCAGGAAGCGTTTGAATGGTATCTGGATCTCAGGCGCTTTGGATCGGTTCCTCATTCAGGATTTGGACTTGGTGTTGAAAGAACTGTTTCGTGGATTTGTGGATTAGAGCATGTTCGGGAAACAATTCCGTTTGCAAGAATGATTTACAGGAACACTCCGTAATAATTTATAATTGAAAATTGATAATTTAGAATAAAGAACAAGTAATCAGTTATTATCAAAGAATCAAATGGACCTATTACAAGAAAAAGTTGATTATCGGAATTGTCTAATTAAATTCAGAAGCCCTTTCCTTTGGAGAGGGTTGGGGAGAGGCAATGACATTTGAATTAATCCTTTTTATTCTATTTGCGGTCGTTGGGGCTGTTTCATCGGTTGTAATGATTACTAGACCCAATCCCGTTATGAGCGCAATTTTTTTGGTGCTAAACTTTTTCGCATTAGCAGGATTGTATCTATTACTAAATGCTCAATTTATTTCCGTAGTTCAAATTATTGTTTATGCCGGCGCCATTATGGTTTTATTTCTGTTTGTACTGATGTTACTAAATACAAAAAGTGAATCAGAACTTTTTGGAGCAAAGAAAAAACTAAAATTGTTTGCAATCGGAATTGCTGCATTTGTATTCATCCAGATTGCCTATTTGATTTTTTACACAGCGCCTTCCGGAAAAATTAGTAAAAGTGTTGAGCTAAGTGTTAAAGCTGGAACGATTGAACAGATTGGCAGACAGCTTTATACAAATTATATTCTTCCGTTCGAAGCTGCGGGATTTTTGCTTCTGGCAGCTACAATCGGAGCGCTTGTTCTGGCAAAAAAGAAGTTTGAATAAATTACATTGTTTAATTGTTGCGTTGCTCAATTGTTTAATAATTTTTTCAACAACAATTTAACAATTAAACAGTTTAGCAATTTTCAAGTGAAAAAAACAAAACGAAATACAAAGAGTAAGAGTTTAAAAGATGTCCGTTATCCCAATTGAATATTATTTAATTCTTAGCGCATTTATGTTTGCGGTTGGTGTTACAG
The Ignavibacteriales bacterium DNA segment above includes these coding regions:
- the asnS gene encoding asparagine--tRNA ligase; the encoded protein is MQKIYIQNLAPYVGETITLKGWLYNKRSSGKVKFLILRDGTGLLQCVVFKGNVSEEVFNLADRLGQESSIEITGKIKEEKRAPGGYEMDATDLKLISEAHDYPITPKEHGVEFLMDIRHLWLRSNRQVAIMKVRHRIIKAIRDFFDERGFTLMDSPILTPAACEGTSTLFETQYFDLGKAYLTQSGQLYAEASAMALGKVYTFGPTFRAEKSKTRRHLTEFWMVEPEVAFNDLDDNMDLAEEFLEYIVQSVLKDRLEELKVLERDITMLEKVVRPFPRISYNEAAEILKKNNIEFEYGTDLGGTDETVISNQFDRPVMVHRYPSEVKAFYMKRDPLDPTKALAVDVLAPEGYGEIIGGSQREDDFDALLGRIKEHNLPQEAFEWYLDLRRFGSVPHSGFGLGVERTVSWICGLEHVRETIPFARMIYRNTP
- a CDS encoding NADH-quinone oxidoreductase subunit J produces the protein MTFELILFILFAVVGAVSSVVMITRPNPVMSAIFLVLNFFALAGLYLLLNAQFISVVQIIVYAGAIMVLFLFVLMLLNTKSESELFGAKKKLKLFAIGIAAFVFIQIAYLIFYTAPSGKISKSVELSVKAGTIEQIGRQLYTNYILPFEAAGFLLLAATIGALVLAKKKFE